Proteins encoded in a region of the Coleofasciculus chthonoplastes PCC 7420 genome:
- a CDS encoding aspartate/glutamate racemase family protein, protein MLGILGGMGPLASAEFIKTIYEYNIFGEKEQIAPKVLLYSDPSFPDRTEVLLRGEYDWLLNNLTNALYQLCDLQVSRIIICCITSHYLLPQLPIQLRERIISLVDVILNEVLERQENHLLLCTHGTRKLKIFQDNNLWQRAKKYIVLLDDEDQENIHNMIYHIKIYPRAYSSQSNLQFLERMKKKYKTECLIAGCTEIHLLNKFLLTQKKSINCPFLDPLIVVAQKHINTVP, encoded by the coding sequence ATGTTAGGAATATTAGGCGGGATGGGTCCCTTAGCATCAGCAGAGTTTATCAAAACAATCTATGAATATAATATTTTCGGAGAAAAAGAACAAATAGCACCTAAAGTGCTGCTTTATTCCGATCCAAGTTTTCCTGATAGAACGGAGGTTTTACTAAGAGGAGAATATGATTGGCTCTTGAATAATTTAACTAATGCTCTATATCAATTATGTGATTTACAGGTTTCGAGAATTATCATCTGTTGTATAACATCTCATTATCTATTGCCCCAGCTTCCAATTCAACTAAGAGAGCGAATTATTTCACTGGTAGACGTGATCCTAAATGAGGTTCTAGAACGACAAGAAAATCATTTATTGCTGTGTACCCATGGAACACGAAAGTTAAAAATATTCCAAGACAATAATTTATGGCAACGAGCAAAAAAATACATTGTTCTTCTGGATGATGAAGATCAAGAGAATATTCACAACATGATTTATCACATTAAAATTTATCCTAGGGCTTATTCTAGTCAATCTAATCTTCAATTTTTAGAGAGGATGAAAAAGAAGTATAAAACAGAGTGTTTGATAGCTGGTTGCACAGAAATACATTTATTAAATAAGTTTTTGTTGACACAAAAAAAATCTATAAATTGCCCATTTTTAGATCCTCTAATTGTGGTTGCTCAAAAGCACATAAATACCGTACCCTAA
- a CDS encoding MFS transporter, translating to MKSVSQPFALVRELPTFTLFWLGQSLSEIGNRLTGFGLGIWVYQHTHTVTQLSLVIFLTTLPGVLITPFVGAFVDRWNRQWIIIFSDLAAAFITLTLALLLLTDHLQVWHTYLSAFFTSVCGSFQMTAKSAALPMMVPKNWIGRANGLIQFSTAVGQLSAPILAGVIIATFKLQGLLLIDFSTYLIGLFTLLVIQIPQPKPSTISAEGDAAIIQEIIYGWKIISSRLFLVMLLVFMSVHFFVDGMTSVLINPLVLSFSSTTTFGTVISFASCGMVAGSIFMSIWGGGKQSTSALFMFSALNGIGLIIAGVKPNISTIAVGLSLSFFTLPIILGTNQTIWQTSVNPNVQGRVLSLFSTVTGLTLAFGNLSASPLADRIFEPILSDDGLLANSVGQLIETGQGRGIGFLMIIAGLFVLFTSAIFYSYNRLRKVDLD from the coding sequence ATGAAATCTGTCAGTCAACCATTTGCACTTGTTCGTGAACTCCCTACCTTTACTCTCTTCTGGCTGGGACAGTCTCTGTCTGAAATTGGAAATCGTCTTACGGGTTTTGGCTTAGGTATCTGGGTTTATCAACACACTCATACGGTTACACAACTAAGTTTAGTTATATTTCTTACAACCTTACCTGGTGTATTAATTACTCCTTTTGTTGGTGCCTTTGTAGATCGCTGGAATCGACAATGGATCATCATTTTTAGTGACCTAGCTGCGGCTTTTATCACACTAACACTCGCTTTACTACTACTTACGGATCATCTACAAGTCTGGCATACCTATCTATCTGCATTTTTTACTTCAGTGTGTGGTTCTTTTCAAATGACGGCTAAGTCAGCAGCTTTACCCATGATGGTTCCCAAAAATTGGATTGGAAGAGCTAATGGCTTGATTCAGTTCAGCACAGCAGTCGGACAACTTTCTGCACCAATCCTTGCTGGTGTAATCATTGCCACTTTCAAGCTTCAGGGTTTGCTGCTCATTGATTTCTCTACTTATCTCATTGGATTGTTTACACTCTTAGTGATTCAGATTCCTCAACCTAAACCCAGCACCATCTCAGCTGAGGGAGATGCGGCAATTATTCAGGAGATTATTTACGGATGGAAAATCATTTCATCTCGCCTATTTTTGGTTATGTTATTAGTCTTCATGAGCGTTCATTTCTTTGTTGATGGGATGACTAGCGTTTTAATTAATCCACTGGTCTTATCCTTTTCCTCAACGACGACATTTGGGACTGTTATTTCGTTTGCGAGTTGTGGAATGGTTGCTGGGAGTATCTTTATGAGTATTTGGGGTGGTGGAAAACAATCAACTTCTGCTTTGTTTATGTTTTCTGCATTAAATGGAATAGGTTTAATTATCGCTGGAGTTAAACCCAATATCTCTACAATCGCTGTTGGTCTTTCTCTGTCGTTTTTTACCTTGCCAATTATTTTAGGTACTAATCAGACAATTTGGCAAACTAGCGTAAACCCCAATGTTCAGGGGCGTGTACTCTCATTATTCAGCACAGTAACGGGTCTAACCTTGGCTTTTGGTAATCTTAGTGCCAGTCCACTAGCAGACCGAATCTTTGAACCGATTCTATCCGATGATGGGTTGTTGGCTAACAGCGTTGGACAGTTAATTGAAACGGGTCAAGGGCGTGGAATTGGTTTTTTGATGATTATAGCAGGGTTGTTTGTTTTATTTACATCAGCCATCTTTTACAGTTATAATCGCTTGCGAAAGGTTGATCTGGATTAG
- a CDS encoding glycosyltransferase: MNVNPPNSLLPVPSGSFVVPDVTTVLATTKEGHLQFSLIIPTYKEAKNIPQIVEQLSRLLDSQLAGDYELIVVDDNSPDETWKVAMELTADYPQLQVMRRIDERGLSTAVIRGWQVARGEVLGVIDADLQHPPELLLQLWSEIQRGADLAVASRHVEGGGVSDWSIIRRFLSRGAQTIGLILLPGVIGRVSDPMSGYFMVRRQCLVGRPLSPLGYKILIEVLGRGKVPWIGEVGYVFQERQAGESKVTWKQYVEYLQHLLRLRLSLGPIGRFIRFGVVGFSGVFVDMGIFYLLREQAGLGLTRSAILSAEVAILNNFLWNDLWTFGDISRHQRGWRQRLERFLKFNLVCLAGLILNVLLVNLLFNVFGINEYVSKLIAIAAVTVWNFWINLKLSWRVTDVRR; encoded by the coding sequence ATGAATGTCAATCCCCCGAATTCCCTGCTTCCTGTTCCGTCCGGTTCCTTTGTGGTTCCGGATGTAACTACTGTCTTAGCGACAACAAAAGAAGGTCACTTACAGTTTTCCCTAATTATTCCCACGTACAAAGAAGCGAAGAATATTCCCCAGATTGTCGAGCAATTGAGCCGATTACTCGATTCCCAATTAGCGGGAGACTATGAACTGATTGTCGTCGATGACAATAGTCCAGATGAAACCTGGAAAGTGGCGATGGAACTCACGGCGGATTATCCTCAGCTACAAGTCATGCGGCGGATTGACGAACGGGGACTCTCTACCGCTGTGATCCGAGGATGGCAAGTGGCGCGGGGAGAGGTTTTGGGGGTAATTGATGCGGATCTCCAGCATCCCCCCGAACTGTTATTACAGCTATGGAGTGAGATCCAACGGGGTGCAGATTTAGCCGTTGCAAGTCGCCATGTTGAAGGTGGTGGTGTGAGTGATTGGAGTATTATCCGCCGCTTTTTATCCCGTGGCGCTCAAACGATTGGCTTAATCCTCTTACCGGGAGTCATCGGGCGGGTTTCTGACCCCATGAGTGGTTATTTTATGGTACGCCGTCAATGTTTAGTCGGTCGTCCTCTGAGTCCCCTGGGTTACAAAATTTTAATTGAAGTCTTGGGTCGAGGGAAAGTTCCTTGGATTGGGGAAGTGGGGTATGTGTTTCAAGAGCGTCAAGCGGGGGAAAGTAAGGTTACGTGGAAACAGTATGTAGAGTATTTGCAACACTTACTACGCTTACGTTTATCCTTGGGTCCTATTGGTCGATTTATTCGCTTTGGTGTAGTCGGTTTCAGTGGCGTATTTGTGGATATGGGGATATTTTATCTGCTGCGAGAGCAAGCGGGATTGGGATTAACCCGCAGTGCGATTCTGTCAGCTGAAGTCGCGATTCTCAATAATTTCTTGTGGAATGATTTATGGACGTTTGGCGATATTTCTCGACATCAACGGGGATGGCGTCAGCGACTGGAGCGATTTTTAAAGTTCAATTTAGTCTGTTTAGCCGGACTCATTCTCAATGTGTTACTGGTGAATTTGTTGTTTAATGTCTTTGGCATCAATGAATATGTTTCTAAGTTAATTGCAATCGCGGCGGTGACGGTGTGGAATTTCTGGATAAATCTTAAGCTGAGTTGGCGCGTCACAGATGTGCGACGATAA
- a CDS encoding non-ribosomal peptide synthetase, whose product MNQTAEKRKTIEAIYPLSPMQQGMLFHTLYAPHSGVYVEQKLFTLSGHLDRAAFKQAWQKVIERHPVLRTLFVWENQQQPLQVVRKQGELPWMDYDWRDLSAQEQQQRLQDLLQSDRHQGFVLNQTPLMRFTLIELPEQRYQFLWSHHHILMDGWCLPILLKEVLTFYEADNPGQRGLLTTPRPYRDYIAWLQQQDRSEAEAFWRRTLQGFRAPTPLVVDRPQHQGWEQQPNYQTQELRLSSNVTQGLQTLAREHSLTLATLIQGAWALLLSRYSGESEVVFGVTVSGRSGNLSGIQEMVGLFINTLPLRVSVPRDKSLLGWLEQLQQTQINLQEYSYIPLADIQQLSEVQAPITLFESIVVFENYPVDQSLRQSNHSLTVTDVEVFEQTNYPLTVLILAEAELLIKLSYDRSRFDADTIARMAGHLQTILDAIAANPQQQVGELPLLTDAEQQQLLVEWNQTTTDYRDTCLHQRFEQQVERTPDAIAVEFDNAVLTYQQLNEQANQLAHYLQSLGVKPEELVGLCVERSLDMAIALLAILKAGGAYVPLDPAYPRERLAFMLEDTQSKLILTKSRLRSLLPDVPHLVCLDEQRDLITQQPTTNPTSSVTPHNLLYVIYTSGSTGQPKGITLSHQALGNLIHWHLDTMEKGVGVLQFASLSFDASFHEMFAAWCSGGTLYMISENLQLDVDKLVHFLAKKTIQKVIFPVALWQQIAQVYGHQSHLFRHLTEVVTTGEQLQITQPIIELFKQLHHCYLHNHYGPSETHVVTSYTFNDSPDTWPIYPPIGQPIANTQIYILDQQWQPVPIGVPGFLCIGGANLARGYLNRPHLTAEKFVSNPFGTGKLYQTGDMARYLPDGNIEFLGRVDHQVKIRGFRIELGEVEAVLSKHPQLSQVVVTVQGNTANEKRLVAYVVAKPEQTVTAEQLRQFLLSKLPEYAIPSTFVALNALPLTPNQKVDRRALPIPDLVFSDANEYVPPRTQKEEIIANVFASVLKQPQVGIHHNFFELGGHSLLATQVVSRLRQIFQREIPLRTLFEAPTVAELDTALTASETTNGGKVLPEITAIPNPEEPLPLSWAQERLWFLQQLEGITPTYNICSALKITGPLERVALEQAMSELIERHQVLRSTFKSSNGIPRVELLPLWDFSIPLIDGRSWSKSPQSERIKDFAIQQAQQGFDLSSEPLMRVKLLQLEEQSYILLLSWHHIIFDAWSKEIFVRELIALYQSHITQEPPGLPPLPIQYTDFAYWQRQWQKAEIIEAQLNYWQHQLAGGLPQLPLGTNPPVSGTPNHQGAKETIRLSCQLTASLKQLSQSQGVTLFMTLLASFKVLLSRHTGEEDIIIGAPIAGRHHLGTENLIGFFINTLPIRSDLSGNPSFVSLLQRVRSVTLEAYQNQDIPFEKIVEHLRPERSLSRHPIFDVTLNLLNTPAAQLEVPGLTFEPLTWSETDAKFGLSALVQEIDEQLNITLVYRRELFAKQEMENFLAQYEYLLQQIIEQPDKSIHSYSLVTPQCQSQLPDPTIRLDVPEYAPVTSQIANWVALTPQQVAITHLGERVSYAQLWQRAFEIAQVLLAEGVQPGDVVALWGEASVGLIAAMVGVFLSGGVLLIIDSTLPEARMQVMVKESGAKYLLNLGDNAIPQTLTIGAAQLIDIQPKTGEPCQSPSQVMPLPQLTPEAPAYIFFTSGSTGKPKGVLGTHRGLAHFLAWQGQTFEITPQDRVAQLIRLSFDALLRDVFLPLTHGARLCLPDPERNLEPSQIFNWLDKQQITVIHTVPTVVQYWLTQKPQGIGLESLRWLLLSGEPLTQTVVQQWRESFPASGQMVNLYGTTEMTMVQCYYPVPIEPPLGVMPGGWSLPHSQALILNPANQLCGIGEIGEIVIRSGWGTLGYINEPEAQQQRFKPNPYGDDPQVVCYYTGDLGRYRADGSVQVLGRQDEQLKIRGIQVQPGEIEAVLNQHPKVAASVVTVWEASPGDKRLVAYVVARKNQPWEGSELRTFVQQQLPDYLLPSGWVALEALPMSANGKVNRRALPDPSESLGNRTAQVAPRTPTEAVMVKLFAQLLGVEAVGVEENFFDIGGHSLLATQLVSRLREAFDLELPLRTLFSSPTPAALAVIIDKMKVTADTKIDAPKITKISRERRRVQLSSQEELKLPDSLKNLNSGMNIQGNDPNQ is encoded by the coding sequence GTGAATCAAACAGCAGAAAAGCGCAAGACTATAGAAGCAATTTATCCGCTCTCGCCAATGCAACAGGGAATGTTGTTTCATACCCTTTATGCGCCCCATTCAGGAGTCTATGTTGAGCAAAAGTTGTTTACCCTGTCGGGGCATCTTGATCGCGCTGCCTTTAAGCAAGCATGGCAGAAGGTGATCGAACGCCATCCCGTTTTGCGGACGTTATTTGTGTGGGAAAATCAACAGCAACCTCTACAGGTAGTCCGCAAACAGGGGGAGTTACCTTGGATGGATTACGATTGGCGCGATCTATCTGCCCAGGAGCAACAGCAGCGCTTGCAGGACTTGTTGCAATCAGACCGCCATCAGGGGTTTGTTCTCAACCAGACTCCCCTGATGCGCTTTACCCTGATTGAGCTTCCGGAGCAACGCTATCAGTTTCTCTGGAGTCATCACCATATTTTAATGGATGGTTGGTGCCTCCCGATTCTGCTCAAAGAAGTTTTGACCTTCTATGAAGCTGACAATCCAGGTCAAAGGGGTTTACTGACGACGCCTCGTCCCTATCGAGACTACATTGCTTGGTTGCAACAGCAAGACCGATCCGAGGCGGAAGCATTTTGGCGACGGACGCTCCAGGGATTTAGAGCGCCCACACCCCTAGTTGTTGATCGCCCTCAGCATCAAGGCTGGGAACAGCAACCCAATTATCAAACCCAGGAACTGCGATTATCATCCAACGTTACTCAAGGACTTCAAACCTTAGCCCGAGAGCATTCTCTCACCTTAGCTACCCTGATCCAAGGTGCTTGGGCGCTATTGTTGAGTCGCTATAGCGGAGAGTCAGAGGTGGTGTTTGGAGTAACGGTATCGGGACGTTCGGGTAACTTATCCGGCATCCAAGAGATGGTTGGACTGTTCATTAACACCCTACCCTTGCGGGTTTCAGTCCCCAGAGACAAGTCCTTGTTGGGTTGGCTAGAGCAACTCCAACAGACACAAATCAACCTGCAGGAGTATAGCTATATTCCCCTAGCAGACATTCAACAGCTTAGTGAGGTGCAAGCCCCAATCACCCTGTTTGAGAGCATTGTGGTGTTTGAAAACTATCCGGTCGATCAATCGTTGAGGCAGTCAAACCACTCCCTCACCGTCACAGATGTAGAGGTTTTTGAACAAACCAATTATCCCCTGACGGTGTTGATCCTGGCTGAAGCTGAATTATTAATTAAACTGAGTTACGATCGCAGTCGTTTTGACGCCGATACCATAGCGCGTATGGCAGGACATTTACAGACAATCCTAGACGCGATCGCGGCTAATCCACAGCAGCAAGTCGGGGAACTGCCCTTGTTGACTGATGCTGAACAGCAACAGTTGTTAGTCGAATGGAACCAGACAACTACCGATTATCGAGATACCTGTCTCCATCAGAGGTTCGAGCAACAGGTTGAGCGCACTCCTGATGCCATAGCCGTAGAGTTTGACAATGCTGTATTGACCTATCAGCAGTTGAATGAGCAAGCTAATCAGTTAGCTCACTATCTGCAATCATTGGGGGTAAAACCTGAGGAATTAGTGGGTTTGTGTGTTGAGCGCTCTTTAGACATGGCGATCGCACTATTAGCCATCCTGAAAGCAGGTGGAGCCTATGTCCCCCTCGACCCCGCTTATCCCCGAGAACGGCTGGCTTTTATGCTAGAGGATACTCAATCCAAACTCATCCTCACCAAATCCCGATTGCGATCGCTGCTCCCCGATGTCCCTCATCTCGTCTGTCTTGATGAACAAAGGGACTTGATCACCCAACAACCCACCACGAATCCCACCAGTTCCGTCACCCCCCACAACCTTCTCTACGTCATCTATACATCGGGTTCGACCGGGCAACCCAAAGGCATTACCCTATCTCACCAAGCCCTAGGCAACCTGATTCACTGGCATCTAGACACCATGGAAAAGGGGGTTGGGGTTCTCCAATTTGCGTCCCTCAGTTTTGATGCCAGCTTTCACGAAATGTTTGCGGCTTGGTGTTCCGGTGGCACACTGTACATGATTTCAGAGAATCTCCAGTTGGATGTGGATAAACTCGTCCATTTCTTAGCTAAAAAAACCATACAGAAAGTCATTTTTCCAGTCGCTTTGTGGCAACAAATTGCCCAAGTGTATGGGCATCAATCTCATTTGTTTCGTCATCTAACTGAGGTGGTGACAACGGGTGAACAGTTGCAAATTACTCAGCCAATTATTGAGTTGTTTAAGCAGCTCCACCATTGCTATTTGCATAATCATTATGGTCCATCAGAAACCCATGTCGTTACATCCTATACATTCAACGATTCACCCGATACCTGGCCCATTTATCCTCCCATTGGTCAACCGATCGCCAACACACAGATTTACATTCTAGACCAGCAATGGCAACCCGTTCCGATTGGCGTTCCCGGTTTTTTATGCATTGGCGGGGCAAATCTGGCACGAGGTTATCTCAATCGTCCCCACTTAACCGCCGAGAAATTCGTGTCCAATCCGTTTGGCACAGGAAAACTTTACCAAACAGGTGACATGGCGCGGTATTTGCCAGATGGCAACATTGAGTTTCTGGGGCGGGTCGATCACCAGGTCAAGATTCGCGGCTTCCGGATCGAATTGGGTGAAGTCGAAGCCGTTTTAAGCAAACACCCACAGTTAAGCCAAGTAGTCGTCACCGTACAGGGAAACACCGCCAATGAAAAACGACTCGTCGCCTATGTCGTTGCCAAACCAGAACAGACCGTAACAGCCGAACAATTGCGGCAGTTTCTGTTGTCGAAATTACCAGAATACGCCATTCCATCAACATTTGTTGCTCTAAACGCCTTACCGTTAACACCCAATCAAAAAGTTGATCGTCGAGCGTTACCTATACCCGACTTAGTATTCAGCGATGCAAACGAGTATGTACCGCCAAGGACACAAAAAGAAGAAATAATCGCCAATGTATTCGCTTCAGTCCTCAAACAGCCGCAAGTAGGTATCCACCACAACTTCTTTGAACTGGGTGGACATTCCCTCTTGGCCACTCAAGTCGTCTCGCGACTGCGGCAAATCTTCCAAAGAGAAATCCCCCTACGCACCTTATTTGAAGCCCCCACCGTCGCCGAATTGGATACCGCCCTCACCGCCAGTGAAACCACCAACGGTGGCAAAGTTCTACCAGAAATCACAGCCATACCCAACCCAGAAGAACCCCTGCCCTTATCCTGGGCACAAGAACGATTATGGTTTTTGCAGCAACTCGAAGGGATTACCCCCACCTACAACATCTGTAGCGCCCTGAAAATCACCGGACCCCTGGAGCGCGTTGCCCTAGAGCAAGCCATGAGTGAGCTGATAGAACGTCATCAGGTACTCAGAAGCACATTTAAAAGCAGCAACGGCATTCCTCGCGTCGAATTGCTGCCCCTCTGGGATTTCAGTATCCCACTCATCGATGGGCGCTCCTGGTCAAAATCGCCACAATCGGAAAGAATCAAAGACTTCGCCATCCAACAAGCCCAACAAGGGTTTGACCTGAGCAGCGAACCGCTGATGCGGGTGAAACTCTTGCAGCTAGAGGAGCAATCCTACATTCTGCTATTGAGTTGGCACCATATCATCTTTGACGCCTGGTCAAAGGAAATATTTGTGCGCGAACTCATCGCCCTGTATCAAAGCCACATCACTCAAGAGCCCCCCGGTTTACCCCCTCTGCCCATCCAATATACCGATTTCGCCTACTGGCAGCGACAATGGCAAAAGGCAGAAATAATCGAGGCACAACTCAACTATTGGCAGCACCAACTCGCTGGAGGCTTACCCCAATTGCCTTTAGGTACAAATCCCCCGGTATCAGGGACTCCTAATCATCAAGGGGCAAAGGAAACCATCCGCTTATCCTGCCAACTCACAGCATCCTTAAAACAATTGAGCCAGAGCCAAGGCGTCACCCTATTTATGACCTTGTTGGCGAGCTTCAAGGTGCTATTATCTCGCCACACCGGAGAAGAGGATATCATTATCGGTGCCCCCATTGCCGGTCGTCATCACCTAGGCACAGAAAATCTAATCGGCTTTTTTATCAATACCTTGCCCATCAGGAGTGACCTATCAGGAAATCCCAGCTTTGTCTCCTTATTGCAGAGGGTGCGCTCGGTGACCCTAGAAGCCTATCAAAATCAAGACATTCCCTTTGAGAAAATCGTCGAACACCTGCGCCCAGAACGCTCATTAAGTCGGCATCCCATCTTTGATGTCACCTTGAATCTCCTCAACACCCCAGCCGCCCAACTGGAGGTGCCGGGATTGACCTTTGAGCCATTAACCTGGAGCGAAACCGATGCCAAATTCGGGTTGAGCGCCCTGGTGCAAGAAATCGATGAGCAACTCAACATCACTCTGGTGTATCGCCGGGAACTGTTTGCCAAACAGGAGATGGAGAATTTCTTAGCCCAGTATGAGTATTTACTCCAACAAATCATTGAGCAACCCGATAAGTCGATTCACTCCTATTCTCTAGTCACCCCACAATGCCAATCCCAGCTCCCTGACCCAACCATCCGGTTAGACGTACCCGAATACGCCCCAGTCACCAGCCAGATAGCCAACTGGGTCGCCTTGACCCCCCAACAAGTGGCAATCACTCACCTGGGTGAGAGGGTATCCTACGCCCAATTATGGCAAAGGGCTTTTGAGATTGCCCAAGTTCTCTTAGCTGAGGGTGTGCAGCCGGGAGACGTTGTTGCCCTCTGGGGGGAAGCCAGTGTGGGACTGATTGCCGCCATGGTCGGGGTATTCTTGTCGGGGGGTGTCCTATTAATCATTGACTCCACCCTGCCAGAGGCTCGAATGCAGGTGATGGTCAAGGAATCGGGAGCGAAGTATCTGCTCAACTTGGGGGATAATGCCATACCCCAAACCCTCACAATCGGGGCAGCCCAGCTGATTGACATTCAGCCCAAGACTGGGGAACCCTGCCAGAGTCCCAGCCAAGTGATGCCATTGCCCCAACTTACCCCAGAAGCTCCCGCCTACATCTTCTTCACCTCAGGTAGCACCGGTAAACCCAAAGGCGTGTTAGGCACCCACCGTGGGCTAGCTCATTTTCTCGCTTGGCAGGGGCAGACCTTTGAGATTACTCCCCAAGACCGAGTGGCTCAATTAATCCGTCTCAGTTTTGATGCCCTGCTGCGAGATGTGTTTTTACCCTTAACCCATGGGGCAAGACTCTGTTTACCTGACCCGGAGAGGAATTTAGAACCCTCACAAATTTTCAATTGGTTAGACAAACAACAAATTACGGTAATTCACACAGTCCCGACGGTGGTGCAGTATTGGCTCACTCAAAAGCCCCAGGGCATCGGTTTAGAGTCATTACGCTGGCTGTTGTTGTCCGGAGAACCCTTAACCCAAACGGTGGTGCAGCAATGGCGAGAAAGTTTTCCGGCATCAGGGCAGATGGTCAACTTGTACGGGACAACGGAGATGACCATGGTGCAATGCTATTATCCGGTGCCCATAGAGCCGCCATTGGGTGTGATGCCGGGAGGGTGGTCTTTACCCCACAGCCAAGCCCTGATTTTGAATCCAGCCAACCAGTTGTGTGGCATCGGTGAAATCGGTGAAATCGTGATTCGCTCGGGCTGGGGCACCTTGGGCTATATCAATGAGCCGGAGGCGCAACAGCAACGGTTTAAGCCCAATCCCTACGGCGATGACCCCCAGGTGGTGTGCTACTACACCGGGGACTTGGGGCGTTATCGGGCAGATGGGTCAGTGCAGGTGTTGGGGCGTCAGGATGAACAACTCAAGATTCGAGGCATTCAGGTGCAACCTGGGGAGATTGAGGCGGTGTTGAATCAGCACCCCAAGGTGGCGGCGAGTGTGGTGACGGTGTGGGAAGCGTCTCCAGGGGATAAACGCTTAGTGGCTTATGTGGTCGCCAGAAAGAATCAGCCCTGGGAGGGGTCGGAGTTACGCACTTTTGTGCAGCAGCAGTTACCGGATTATCTGCTCCCCTCTGGCTGGGTAGCACTGGAGGCGTTACCGATGAGTGCCAATGGCAAGGTCAATCGGCGGGCATTGCCTGACCCATCAGAGAGTCTGGGGAACCGAACGGCGCAAGTGGCTCCAAGGACGCCTACGGAGGCGGTGATGGTGAAGCTGTTTGCTCAACTGCTGGGAGTTGAGGCTGTTGGGGTGGAGGAGAATTTCTTTGACATCGGGGGGCATTCCCTGTTGGCGACTCAACTGGTTTCTCGGTTGCGAGAGGCTTTTGATCTGGAACTTCCCTTGCGTACTCTGTTTTCCTCTCCTACTCCCGCCGCTTTGGCTGTCATCATTGATAAAATGAAAGTTACTGCCGATACGAAAATTGATGCACCTAAAATCACAAAGATTTCTCGCGAACGACGCCGAGTTCAACTTTCGTCTCAAGAGGAGCTAAAACTTCCTGATTCCTTAAAAAACTTAAACTCAGGAATGAACATTCAAGGAAATGATCCGAATCAGTGA